In the Harmonia axyridis chromosome 3, icHarAxyr1.1, whole genome shotgun sequence genome, one interval contains:
- the LOC123675482 gene encoding uncharacterized protein LOC123675482 — protein MDALRRSARISRMERIRNQEVRNQMGVEGTIMDGIERKQLIWYGHVQRMGQSRLPKITMEWIPNMRRRRGRPRKNWMEEIRNAMRDRNLQAGQWKDRKQWILGIGQRRRTF, from the coding sequence ATGGATGCGTTGAGGAGATCGGCTAGAATATCTAGAATGGAAAGAATAAGAAACCAGGAAGTACGAAATCAAATGGGAGTAGAAGGCACAATCATGGATGGTATAGAGAGAAAACAGCTGATCTGGTATGGACATGTTCAACGAATGGGACAATCACGACTGCCGAAAATAACAATGGAATGGATACCAAACATGAGAAGACGAAGAGGGAGACCAAGAAAGAACTGGATGGAGGAAATACGAAATGCAATGAGAGATCGAAACTTGCAAGCAGGGCAATGGAAAGATCGCAAGCAATGGATTCTAGGCATTGGACAACGTCGTCGCACGTTTTAA